A DNA window from Jaculus jaculus isolate mJacJac1 chromosome 1, mJacJac1.mat.Y.cur, whole genome shotgun sequence contains the following coding sequences:
- the Ptdss2 gene encoding phosphatidylserine synthase 2 isoform X2, with translation MIRDWWMCMIISVMFEFLEYSLEHQLPNFSECWWDHWIMDVLICNGLGIYCGMKTLEWLSLKTYKWQGLWNIPTYKGKIKRIAFQFTPYSWVRFEWKPASSLHRWLAVCGIILVFLLAELNTFYLKFVLWMPPEHYLVLLRLVFFVNVGGVAMREIYDFMDELKPHRKLGQQAWLVAAITVTELLIVVKYDPHTLTLSLPFYISQCWTLGSVLVLTWTVWRFFLRDITLRYKETRRQKQQSDQSRAANNGDGHPGLDDDLLGAGTAEEEGAADEGAAASRKEAASATS, from the exons ATGATCCGTGACTGGTGGATGTGCATGATCATTAGCGTGATGTTCGAGTTCCTGGAGTACAGCCTGGAGCACCAGCTGCCCAACTTCAGTGAATGCTGGTGGGACCAT TGGATAATGGATGTGCTTATCTGCAATGGTCTTGGCATCTACTGTGGCATGAAGACCCTGGAATGGCTATCCCTGAAGACGTACAAGTGGCAGGGCCTCTGGAACATTCCAACATACAA GGGCAAGATAAAGAGGATTGCCTTCCAGTTCACCCCCTACAGCTGGGTACGCTTTGAGTGGAAGCCCGCCTCCAGCCTGCACCGCTGGCTAGCTGTGTGTGGCATCATTCTGGTG TTCCTACTGGCAGAGCTGAACACGTTCTACCTGAAGTTTGTACTGTGGATGCCCCCTGAACATTACCTGGTCCTGCTGCGGCTGGTCTTCTTTGTGAACGTGGGTGGTGTGGCCATGCGCGAGATCTATGACTTCATGGATGAACT GAAGCCCCACAGGAAGCTGGGCCAGCAGGCCTGGCTGGTGGCAGCCATCACAGTCACCGAACTACTCATCGTCGTGAAGTACGACCCCCACACACTCACCCTGTCGCTGCCCTTCTACATCTCTCAGTGCTGGACTCTAGGCTCTGTCCTGGTGCTCACCTGGACCGTCTGGCGCTTCTTCCTGCG GGACATCACCTTGAGGTACAAGGAGACCCGGCGACAAAAGCAGCAGAGTGACCAGAGCAGAGCTGCCAACAACGGGGATGGGCACCCGGGGCTGGACGATGACCTGCTTGGGGCCGGGACTGCAGAGGAGGAGGGAGCAGCCGACGAGGGGGCAGCAGCATCTAGGAAGGAGGCGGCCTCAGCCACATCATGA